TTCATTCTGCGCCCTTTCGTTGATTTCGCGAGCCAGCGCGCTTAGCCGTTCGTCGCCGGCAAACATCACGGCCGCGGTCTCGATGTAGCTTAGCCCCATTTCTATAAAGCCGTTTTTGATAAGATTTTGCAAAAACTCTAGAAAATCGTCGCGGTTGTCGATCATCACGCGCGTGGAAAACATGATGTCCTCAAAGACGCTTTTAAACCCGCCGCGCCTGACCGCATCCATAAAATCGGCATAGCTGATGGCGTTTTGCTCCTCGTGATCCTCGTCTTCGTCGATTTTGGCCTCAAGCGCGCCCAAAATTTCGTCCAAATCCGCAGGACTCATGCCTAATTTATCTTTTAGCTTAAATATCTCAAAAAGCGTCATCGCCTCGTCGCGGCGGGTTTTAGCAAGCGAGCAAAGCGTGATGAGAAAGAGTAGCTTTTCGTCCGGCTTTTTTTCGTAAGCGAGCGAAAAATAGCTCGCAGCGGCGTCAAATTCGCCCTTGTTAAACGCTCTTAGCCCCGCTTTTTTGTAATCAGTCAAATTTAACTTCCTCGCCGATAGGGATATTTACGACGCTAAGTTCGGGGTGGATATCCGTGCGTAACTGGCGCTCGATGCCGTATTTTAGCGTAGTAGTGCTAGCCGCGCAGCCGTGGCAGTGGCCGGTGAGGCGGACGTAAATTTTGCCGTTTTTTATGCCTAGTAGCTCCATGCCTCCGCCGTCGTTTTCAAGCATCGGCATAACCTTTTGCAAGCTCGCTTTTACGGGCTTTAAAAGCTCTTCGTCGGTAAATGGAATCATTTTTCGCCTTTTAAATTTTTTTGGAGTATTATAGCAGATAAAATTTTAAATGCGCT
Above is a genomic segment from uncultured Campylobacter sp. containing:
- a CDS encoding histidine kinase encodes the protein MTDYKKAGLRAFNKGEFDAAASYFSLAYEKKPDEKLLFLITLCSLAKTRRDEAMTLFEIFKLKDKLGMSPADLDEILGALEAKIDEDEDHEEQNAISYADFMDAVRRGGFKSVFEDIMFSTRVMIDNRDDFLEFLQNLIKNGFIEMGLSYIETAAVMFAGDERLSALAREINERAQNENLR
- a CDS encoding NifU family protein, with protein sequence MIPFTDEELLKPVKASLQKVMPMLENDGGGMELLGIKNGKIYVRLTGHCHGCAASTTTLKYGIERQLRTDIHPELSVVNIPIGEEVKFD